A stretch of DNA from Halioglobus japonicus:
GGCGATTGATGCCAAGCGCGTGGACGACGTTGACGGCGAGCCGCGCTACGAGATTTTCACGCATGGCGGGCGCAAGCCCACGGGTATCGATGCTGTCGCCTGGGCGCGCAAGATGGCGGATCTCGGGGCCGGGGAGATTCTGCTGACCAGCATGGATCGCGACGGGACCAAAAACGGTTTTGAGCTGGGCGTGACTCGCGCCATTACCGACGCTGTCGAGATTCCAGTGATTGCCTCAGGTGGCGTCGGGAATCTCGATCACCTCGTGGAGGGCATTACGCTCGGCGGTGCCGACGCCGTGCTCGCCGCCAGCATCTTCCACTTCGGTGAGCACACTGTGCCCGAAGCCAAGGCCTATATGGCCGAGCGCGGGATCGAAGTCCGCCTCTGATGGCAGCGTCGCCGGCTTCGCGTCGGCGGCCAGCGCAGTGCGCGAACCTTGTTCTTCCAATACCTCAGACACCAGTGCCAGCGCTATGCCCCGGCATGCCAGCGCCGGTATCGCCTGTTGCAGGAAGTCCGCTGTTTCACGGTAGGGGTGACCAATGCCCACCGCCAGGCCACGCTGCTCTGCCAGGGTGACCAGTTCCTCAAAGTGCTGGCCGATAGCCTCGGCAC
This window harbors:
- the hisF gene encoding imidazole glycerol phosphate synthase subunit HisF — encoded protein: MGLAKRIIPCLDVENGRVVKGVNFVDIRDAGDPVEVAIRYNEQGADEITFLDITASHEGRDTTVHTVEQIAENVFIPLTVGGGIRTVDDIRTMLNAGADKVSINTAAIHNPELVRESALRFGSQCIVVAIDAKRVDDVDGEPRYEIFTHGGRKPTGIDAVAWARKMADLGAGEILLTSMDRDGTKNGFELGVTRAITDAVEIPVIASGGVGNLDHLVEGITLGGADAVLAASIFHFGEHTVPEAKAYMAERGIEVRL